The following is a genomic window from Actinomadura sp. WMMB 499.
GGCGAGTTCCTCGCGGCGGAGCCCGGCGACGCGGCGGGGGCCGGGCAGCGGGACGACGCCCGCGTCCGCGGGGGTCAACCGCGCACGCCGGGCCTGCAGGAACTCGCTGAGCTGCGTCGAAACCGCCATGACGTCGAGTATGCCCGGCTTCGCGGCGGTGAGCCTGACCCTGCCGTGCATACCCACAACGCGGGCTGGTGGCCGCCGTGGACGGCGGGTCAGGCTGGCGGAAACCCCACGAGAACGGACGGGATTTGCCATGCAGGAGATCGTGCTCGGTGACGTGACCGTCACGCGAGTCGTCGAGTACTACGGATCGGTCGAGATGTCCCCGGACGTCTTCTTCCCGGAGGCGCCGGAGCGGGCGTGGCGGGAACACGGGTCCTGGCTGGAACCGGACTTCGTCGACCCCGCCTCGAACGAGTGCGTCTCCGCGATCCAGACCTGGGTGCTGCGCAGTGAGGGCCGGACGATCCTCGTCGACACCGGTGTCGGCAACCACAAGGAGCGTCCGTACTCGCCGGTGTGGAGCCGCCGGAACACCGGCTTCCTCGGCGAGCTCGCGCGGGCGGGCGTCCGGCCGGAGGACGTCGACCTGGTGGTGAACACGCACCTGCACGTCGACCACGTCGGCTGGAACACCCGGCTGGACGACCGCGCGTGGGTGCCGACGTTCCCCAACGCCACGTACCTGATGCCGCGGCGCGACTTCGACTTCTGGAATCCGGCGAACGGCCACACCCCGCGGCTCGGGCGCGGCAACCAGAACGTGTTCGAGGACAGTGTGGCCCCGGTCCACGAGGCGGGGCAGGCGCTGCTGTGGGACGGCTCGCACACCATCGACCGGAACCTGCGGCTCGAACTCGCGCCCGGGCACACGCCGGGCTCCTCGGTGCTCGCGCTGGAGTCCGGCACCGACCGGGCCCTGTTCGTCGGTGACCTGCTGCACACGCCGCTGCAGTTCGTGGAGGCCGACGTCAACAGCTGCTTCTGCGAGGACCCGGCCGAGGCCAGGGCGACCCGGCGGCGGCTGTTCGGCCGGGCCGACGAGACCGGCGCGCTCGTCCTGCCCGCCCATCTGGGCGGCCACGGCGCCGCCGAGGTGGCGCGGGACGGCGACGGGTTCGCGATCAGGGCGTGGGGCCCGTTCGCCCGTATCTGAAGGAGGAACGTGATGTCCGATCCGATCGTGACCACCGCCGCGGGCGACGTCCGCGGTACCGAAGGCGACGTGCGCCGCTTCCTCGGCGTCCCGTACGCCGCGCCGCCGCGGGGCGCGGGACGGTTCGCGCCGCCCCGCCCGCCCGAGCCGTGGACGGGCGTGCGCGACGCCCGGACGTTCGGCCCGACCGCCCCCCAGCCGCGACGGGACGCGTTCGGCGCGCTCGACATGTCGCCGTACTTCGGGCCCGGCTGGGTTCGCGGTGACGACCACCTCACCGTGAACGTGTGGGCGCCGCGCGGCGCCGCGCGCCGCCCGGTGATGGTGTTCGTGCACGGCGGCGGGTTCGTCGCGGGCTCGCCGCGGGCCGCGCTGTACGACGGCGCCGCGTTCGCCCGGGACGGCGCCGTCCTCGTGACGGTCGGCTACCGGCTCGGCGTCGCGGGGTTCCTCGACCTGCCGGGCGCGCCCCGCAACCGCGGCCTGCTGGACGTCCTCGCAGCACTGCGCTGGGTCCGGCGCGAGATCGGGGCGTTCGGCGGCGACCCCGGGAACGTCACCCTGTTCGGCCAATCCGCGGGCGCCACGATCGTCGCCGGGATGCTCGCGACGCGCGAGGCGGACGGGCTGTTCCGGCGGGCGATCGTGCAGAGCGGCAGCGGCCTCGGCGCGTTCGCCCCCGAGCAGGCGGCCCGGGTGACGGGCGCGGCGGCCGCGGCGCTCGGTGTCGCCGGGACGGCGGAGGGCTTCGCCGGTGTGCCCGACGAACGGCTCGTCGACGTCGTCCCCGAGCTGGGCGGCCTGGACCTGCGGACGGGCGAGCTGTTCGACCCGCTCGCCGGGCTCAGCCCGTTCGGCCTCGTCCTCGACCGGCAGCCCGCCCGGAGCCGTCTCGCGGATGTCGACCTGCTCGTCGGCACCAACGCCGAGGAGGGCAACCTGTACCTCGCGCCCCAGGGGAACCTGACCTCCTCGACCGCGCGGGACGTGCGCGAGACGGCGTCCGCCGTCCACGCCGACCCGGACGCGCTCGTCGCGGCGTACCGGTCGCGACGCCCGGACGCGGGGGAGGGCGAGGTCCGTTCGGCGATCCTGGGGGACGCGCTGTTCGGCACGGGCAGCCGGGCGCTCGCCGAGGCCCACGGGAACGCGCACGTGTACGAGTTCGTCTGGCGCTCGGGGGCGGTCGGCGGCCTGCTGGGCGCAGCGCACGCGGTGGAGGTCCCGTTCGTGTTCGGCCGCTTCGACCTCCCCGAACTGGGTGGCCCGCGGGGGCTGCTCGGCCCCGCGGAGCCGCCCGCGCCGCTCGCCGGGGAGATGCGCGCGGCCTGGGTCTCGTTCGCCCGGTCCGGCGATCCCGGCTGGCCGCCGTACGGCCGGGACGGGACGGTCCGCCGCTTCGGCGCGGCCCCGGAGACGACCATGCCGTCCGGCTCCTCGGTGTGGGAGCGTCCGGTCGGAGCGGTGTAGCCGACGGCCCCTCGGGTCCGGACCGGCGGCGCGGAGGGGCGATCACGGCTCGTCACGTCGCCCGTGAATCGGTCTCCGGGGCGGCGGGCGGAGCATCGCGCGGCGGCGCCGCGTGCGGATTCGGGGTCGGTGGTGCGCCGCGCGCGCCGTAGGCGGCGCGGGCGGCGCACCCGGCCGCGAGCGCGAGGAGGGCGGCGACGGCGGCGGCCGTGCGGAGCAGGCCGTCGGCGGAGGTGGGGGCCGCGAAGTAGACGCCGCCGAGTCCCGCGACGGCGACCACGCCGGCCAGCGTCGGGCCGGTGGCGTTGAGCGCCGACACCGCCGACGCCAGCCGCGGCTCCACCAGGGACGCGATCCGCGCGATCAGCGGGCTGTAGCCCGCCGCGTGCCCGGCCCCGGCGAGGACCAGCGGTGGTACGGACGCGTACAGGTGCCACTGCCCGCGGTCGAGGAGGGCCAGCGCGACCGCCCCGGACCCGAGCATGATCGGCCCCGCGACGGGGAGGGCGTCCCGTACCGGCCGCGGGTACCGGTCCCAGGTCAGGCTGACCAGGCCGAAGCCGATGGTGTAGGGCACGAACGCCAGCCCGGCCCGGAGGGGGGAGAAGCCCAGTGCGGACTGCAGGTGCAGGGTGAGGGTGAGCAGGAGAACGGTGTAGCAGCCCATGCCGAGCCAGCAGGCGGCCAGTCCCGGCTTCACGCCTTCCGGCCTGAGCGCCGCCAGGTCCAGCAGGGGGTGCCGTGCCCCGGCCTCGTGGCGGACGAACGCCGACAGGCCCGCGGCGCCGCCCGCGAGCGAGATCCAGGACCAGGCGGGGAAGCCGTGGTCGGGGCCGAAGACGAGCGGGACGATGAGCGCCGTCATCGCGACGGACAGGATCGCGACGCCGACGAGGTCGAGGCGTGCCCGCCCGACGGCGGGGGAGGCGGGGAGGAGGCGCGGGCCGAGCGCCAGCAGCACCGCGCCGACCGGGACGTTGAGCAGGAAGACGGGGCGCCAGCCGAGCCCGAACAGGTCGGCGCCGACGACGAGCCCGCCGACGACCTGCCCCAGCGCGACGCCGAGCGCGAGCACCATGCCGTACAGGCCGAGTGCCCGGCGCCGCGCCGTCCCGTCCCAGGTCAGCTGGATGAGCGAGAGTACCTGGGGGATCAGCAGCGCGGCGCCCGCGCCCTGCGCGACGCGGGCGAGGACGAGCGTGGCCGCGTCCGGCGCCAGCCCGCACAGCAGCGAGGCCCCCGTGAAGCAGCCGAGCCCGAGCAGGAACGCGCGCCGGTGCCCGACGACGTCGCCGATCCGCGCGCAGGTGACCAGCAGGACGCCGGTGGCCAGCAGGTAACCGGACACGATGAGCTGGATCGCCGTGCCGCCGGTGCCGAGTCCCGTCCGGATGCTCTGCGCCGCGACCGAGGCGATCGAGCCGTCCATGGACGCCATCAGCTGCCCGGTGAGCAGCACGGCCAGCATCGGCCGCCGGCGGGGGACCGCCGGACGAGTGGGGATGGTCATGCGCGCGAGCATCGGCTGTGCGCGCCGGTCCGGTCTTGAAGAAATATGCGGACCGGGACGCCGATGGCGCGGCGTAGGGTCATGTCGGTGCGTACTGCGAAGACGGTGGTCGAAAGCCCGCATTTCGTCATCAGGGCGGTGGAGTGCGAGGACGACCACACGCGCTGGTCCGCCCCCGAGACCTCGCCCGTCGCCGAGATCGTCCTGGTGCGGCGGGGCCGGTTCCGGCTCGACTGCCGGGGCGGGCGGGTGATGGCGGATCCCACCACCGGCTACGTGCACCGGCCGGGGGACGAGGTGCGCTTCGCCCATCCGGCGGGCGGCGACGCGTGCACGTCGGTCTCGTTCGCCGGCGGCGCGCTGACGGCGGGCACGCCGGCCGGGCCGAGGCTCGCCGTCCGCGTGGACGCGCGGCTCGAACTCGCCCACCGCCTGCTCCTGCGCACCGGCGCGGACCGGGCCTTCGCCGCCGCGGAGGCCGTCCTCGGGCTCCTGCTCCTGGTCCTGCGCGAGCAGCCCGACGCCCTGCCCGCACCGGGCCGGAAGGCTCTCGCGGACCGGGCGCGGGAGGCGATCGCCGCCGGTGAACCGGACGGCGCCGACCTGGTCGCGCTCGCCCGGCTGCTGGAGACGTCCCCCGCCCACCTGAGCCGGACGTTCCGTCACCACACGGGCATGTCCGTCAGCCGGTACCGCAACCGCGTCCGGATCAGCCGCGCGCTCGCCCGGATCGACGAGGGCGAGACCGACCTCGCCGGGCTCGCGGTCGGCACGGGGTTCAGCGACCAGGCCCACTTCACGCGCGTCATGCGGGACGTGCTGGGGCGCACGCCCGGCCGGGTCGTGCGGCTTCTCGGCGGCGGTCTCTCCCGGGACGGCGGCGCGCGGGTCAGTACTCGTACACCTTGATCAGCGGATCGTCCCCGTCCCAGGACGCGACGATCGACGACGTGCGGCGGTCGCCGCGGAAGTCGACGCGCAGCCGGTCCCGCGACTGCGTCACGCGCGTCTCGTACCCGGGGTTCGGCGTCGCCGACACCAGCCGCACCTCGCCGCCGTCCAGCGACATCGCGGCCTGCCCGCCCCGCAGCGCGTAGCTGCGGACGTTCCCGCGCGATGCGGCGGCGCGGGCCCGCCCGTCCGGACGGGCCGTCGAACCGGCGGTCGCGTCCGGCGGGCTCGCGCTGATCACCGGTCCGGCGATCGGCGGCTGCGCCGCCCGCTCGGTCACCGTCGCGCGCACCACGTCCCGGACGCCGAGCCACGACAGCGTCACCGCGAGCGCGGTCACCCCGACCCACGGGGCGACATACGACATCACGCGACGCATCGCCACATCGTGGCATACGGTTCCGCCATGGCAAGTGTTCTGGTGGTCGAGGACGACGCCGACGTGCGGGCCGCCCTGATCCGCGAGCTCGGCGCCCGCTCGCACGTCGTGCGCAGCGCCGGGACCGCGATGGACGCGCTGCGCGAGGTCACCCAGGAGCCGCCCGACCTCGTCATCCTCGACCTCGGGCTGCCCGACCTCGACGGCGCCGAGGTGCTGAAGATGCTCCGCGGCGTCTCCGACGTCCCGGTCGTCATCGCCACCGCCCGCGACGACGAACCCGAGATCGTCCGGCTGCTGAACGCGGGCGCCGACGACTACCTCGTCAAGCCGTTCTCCGCCGAGCACCTGAACGCCCGGCTCGCCGCCGTGCTGCGCCGGTCGGCGCGGTCCGGGCCCGCCGCGGAGCTGACCGTCGGCGGCCTGCACATCGACCTCGACCGCCGCGAGGCGGGCCTGGACGGCGCCGCCCTCGAGCTGACCCGCCGCGAGTTCGACCTGCTCGCCTACCTCGCCGCCCGGCCCGGCCGCGTCGTCGCCCGCCGCGAACTGCTGGCCGAGGTGTGGCGGCAGGCGTACGGCGACGACCAGACCATCGACGTGCACCTGTCGTGGCTGCGCCGCAAGCTCGGCGAGACCGCCGCCGCGCCCCGCTACCTGCACACCGTCCGCGGCGTCGGCGTCCGGCTCGCCCCGCCCGAACGGCCATGAGGCGCACGCTCGTCCTGGTGTCCCTCGCGGTCACCTCGATGGTCGCGCTCGCCTTCCTCATCCCGCTCGCCCTCACCGTCCGGGAGCTCTCCCGGGACCGCGCGCTCACCGCCGCCGAACGCCAGGCCAGCGCCCTCGGCCCCGTCCTCGCCGTCACCCGCGACCCGGCCGCCCTCGAACGCGCCGTCGCCAGCACCCGTGCGGGCGCCGCGGGCCGGATGACGCTGCACCTGCCGGACGGCGGGACCGTCCCGGCCCACCGCGGCGGCGTCAACGCCGACCCCCGCGAACTCGACCGCGCCGGCCGCCGCGGCCGCGCCTACACCGTCCGCGTGCCCGGCGGGTACGCGCTGCTGCAGCCGGTCGCCCTGGACGCCGGACGCAGCACCGTCATCGAGGTGTTCGTCCCGTCCGAGGACATGTCCCGCGGCGTGCCGGAGGCGTGGGCCGTCATGACGGCCGTCGCCGCGGCCCTCGTCGCCGGTTCGGTCGCCGTCGCCGACCGGCTCGGCAACCGGATGATCCGCTCCACCCGGCGGCTCGCCGTGGCCGCCGCCGCGTTCGGCGACGGCGAACTGAGCGTCCGCATCGAGCCCGACGGGCCGCCCGAGCTGATCGAGGCCGGGCGCGCCTTCAACGCGATGGCCGACCACGTCGTCCAGCTGCTGTCCGCCGAGCGCGAGATGGCGGCCGACCTCTCGCACCGGCTCCGCACCCCCCTCGCCGCGCTCCGGCTCAACGCCGAGGCCCTCGGCCCCGGCCCGGTCGCCGACGAGACCCGCGAGGCCGTCGACCGCATCGAACGCGAGGTCGACCAGATCATCCGCACCGTCCGCCGCCCCACCGGACGCGGCAGCTGCGACGCCGCGAAGGTCCTGCGGGAACGCGTCGAGTTCTGGTCCGTGCTCGCCGAGGACGAGGGCCGCGCCTGCGAGCTGATCGGCGCCGCGCAGCCCGCCCCGCTCCCGCTCCCCGGCACCGAACTCGCCGCCGCCGTCGACGCCCTGCTCGGCAACGTGTTCCGGCACACCGCCGAGGGCACCGGCTTCGCCGTCACCCTGCACATCGGCAAGGGCCTGACCGGGATCCTCGTCGCCGACGGCGGCCCCGGCATCGCCGACCCCGACGCCGCCCTGCGCCGCGGCAGCAGCGGCGGCGGCTCCACCGGCCTCGGCCTCGACATCGCCCGCCGCGCCGCCGAGTCCACCGGCGGCCACCTGCGCATCCACCGCTCGGTGTTCGGCGGCGCGCAGATCCAGATGTGGTTCCGCACGAAGTACCTGCCGCCGCCGCGCCGCTCCCGCCGCCTCGTCCGCCGCCGCCACGCCCGCTAGCCTCCGGCCCATGGACGTCACCGGAGTCGCGGTCACGTACAAGAAGCAGACCGCCTGCCCGAGCCACTTCGCCCGCATCGTCCTCGACTTCGAACCGGCGGACGCCTACACGTTCGTGAACGCGGTCCCGGCCGGCGCGATGCAGTACCCCGACTCCCAGGCCCGGTTCGTGCCCGTCGTCGACGAGACCGTCCACGAGCGACTGGAGACCGTCTTCGGCGCCGGACCGCCGCCCGTCCGGGTCACGCTCCGCCAGGCCCTCGACCACCCCGTCGACTCCTCGGACGCGAGCTTCCGCGCCGCCGCCCTGCACGCCGTCCGGGAGGCGCTCGACCGGGCGGGCCACCGCCTCGACGAGCGGATCCGCATCGAGGAGACCGCCGGAGCGCTGGGCCCGCCCGACCGCGTCCCGTACCTGCGCACGCTGCTCGACGAGCCCCGCCACCGCTTCCAGGCCCTCGACCTGTGCGGCGACCTGCTCGCCGAAGCACCACGCGACGCCGCCGCCCTCCTCCCCGCCCTCGCCCGCCTCGTGGATTCCCCGGACGACCGCGAAGCCCTCCGCGCCGTCCGCGTCCTCACCACCGCACCCCACGACCGCGCCCGCGAACTCGTCGCTCGTGCCGTGGAGCGCCCCGCCGGGCAGGCCCGCGACCGGGCCGTGCTGACCCTCGCCGAACGAGGCGACCCCCGTGCCGCCGAGCCCCTCGCCGAGCTCCTCGCCCGCGACCGCCTGCCGAAGGACGTCGAGTGGCCCGTCCACGCGATGAAGGCCCACGCATCGGTCGTGCTGCCCCCGATCCGAAGCCGGGTGGAGGCCGCGGTACCGGGTGCCCTCGAGCCGTTCCTGTTCGAGCTCGTGTGCCGGATCTCCCGCTGGGGCGCGACGGCCGCACCCCTGGCCCCGTCCCTGCGCGCTCTCGCCTCCGGAGCCGATGGCTGGACGTCCCGCGAACTGGCCCGAGCCCTCGACCGCATCGCACCGCCCCGCTGACCGGACGCGCGCCACCCTGCTCCGTCGAGAGCTGTGTGGTGGCGATCGAGTGGCTCGTCCTGGGGAACGCGCGTCCATCCCCGACGTCGTGCACGGCGCAGAGGTGCTCGCGGTTCCGGATGGTGCGGACTGCGGGCCGTCCCTGCGGTTACGTTCTTGCGCGCCGGGATGGAAGGTCGCATAAGTCTCGCTCAGTGCATCCCTAAGGGAGGCTTAAGGGGCGGGACGGGCGGGGCGCGGGTGCCTACGTTCGAGGTGTCACATCGCAGACACGGTGGAGGTGCACCGGCGGAAAGCGAAGCGGCGGCCGGACCCTCGCTCCGGCCAGGTTCCTGATTGAGACAGGATCCGGCCCGTACGGTCCCGTTACCCCGCTCTGGGACCGTGCGGGCCGTTTCCGCTTTCCCGGGGGACCGCGCCGAAGAGCAGGAGCCGGAAGGCGTCGGCGGTGCCGTCGGCGGTGGTGCCGCCGGTGGCGAGGCGGCGGATCGCGAGGCCGTACAGGAGCGCGACGACGGTCGGGGCGTGCCGTTCGGCGTCCGGGAGGCCGAGGGCGGTGAGGACGGCGGCGGCGAGGCGGTCGTAGGCCTCGACCGAGCGGGTGGAGGTCTCGCGGACGCCCGGGTCGCGGGCGGCGTGCAGGTGCAGTTCGAGGTTGGCGAGCTGCTCGGGGCCGCGGGCGAACTCGGTGACGGCCTTCTCGACCTGGTCGGGGGCCTGGCCGGGGGCGATACCGGCGTCGGCCAGGTCGGCGACGCGGGCGGTGATGCGGGCGATCTCGAGGTCGACGTAGGTCTGGAGCGCTTCGCGCAGCAGGGCGTCCTGGCTGGGGAAGTGGTAGGTCAGGGAGCCGAGGGAGACACCGGCCGCCTTGGCGACGGCGCGGTTGGTCACGGCGCCGATGCCCTGCTCGCCGATCAGGCGGAGGGTGGCGCTGAGGATCTGGTCGCGGGCGCTCATCGATGTTCAGTCTTCCGCACGCCCCGGGCCCGCGTTATCGTTCGTTCGAACGAACGAGAGGGGTGGTCGCGTGGACCTCGGGCTGGCCGGGCAGGCGAACGCGCTGGCGGAAGGCGACGTCTCGGCGGACGAGCTGGTGCGGGCGTCGCTGGAGGCGATCCGGCGGCGGGACGATCTGGGCGCGTTCCGCGTCGTGCGGGACGAGGCGGCCCTGCGGGAGGCAGCCGAGGCGGACGGGCGGCTGCGGGCCGGCGAGCGGCTCCCGCTGCTGGGCGTCCCGGTCGCGATCAAGGACGACACGGACCTGGCGGGGGAGACGACGCCGTTCGCGGTCGGGGGCGAGCACCCGGTCAGGACCGAGGACGCCGAGGTGGTGCGCAAGCTGCGGGCGGCCGGGGCGATCGTGGTCGGCAAGACGACGACGTGCGAGGTCGGGCTCTGGCCGTTCAGCGAGTCGCCGGAGTACGGGGTCGCGCGGAACCCGTGGAACCCCGCGTACACGCCCGGCGGTTCGTCGGGCGGGTCGGCGGCGGCCGTGGCGGCGGGGATGGTCGCGGCGGCGGTGGGCTCCGACGGGGCCGGGTCGATCCGGATCCCGGCGGCCTGGACCGGGCTGGTCGGGATCAAGCCGCAGCGGGGACGGGTGTCCGGGTTCCCGCACACCGACCCCTTCAACGGGATCACGGTGTGGGGGCCCCTGGCGCGCAGCGTCGAGGACGCGGCCCTGCTGCTGGACGTGCTGACGGGGAGCCGCCCGGAGGACGCCTACCGGCTGGACCCGCCGGTCCGTCCGTTCGCCGAGGCGGCCCGGCGGGAGCCGGGACGGCTGCGGGTGGCGGTGTCGTTCCGGACGGCGCTCGGCGTGCGCGGCAGGCTCGATCCGCAGATCCGGGCGGGCGTCGAGCGGCTGGCGCGGCGGCTGACGGACCTGGGGCACAAGGTGTTCCCCGCCGACCCCGACTACGGGCCGGTGGGGCTCGGGCTGATCCCGCGCGGGACGGCCGGGGTGGCCGACTGGCTCGACTCGATGGTCGACCCGCGGCCGGAGGCCCGGACGGCGGTCGAGGCGCGGATCGGGCGCCTGGTCGGCCGGCGGGCGCTGCCGCTGGCACGGAGGATGGACCCGCACCTCTGGCGCCGGGCCGGGCGCATCTTCCGGTACGCCGATGTCGTGCTCACCCCCACCACCGCGTCCACCCCCCTGCGGGTCGGGGCCTTCACGGGGGCCGGATACCGCAAGACCCAGTCCGGGGTCGCGGCGGCCTGCCCGTACGCGTGGACGTGGAACGTCCTCGGGTGGCCCGGCGTGAACGTGCCCGCCGGGCTCACCCGGGACGGCCTGCCGATCGGCGCGCAGCTCCTCGGCCACGACTCGGACGAGGCCACGCTGATCTCGCTCGCGGCCCAGCTGGAGGCGGTCGAGGGGTGGACGGAGCGGCGGGCCTGCTGAGAGGGCTCAGTACCCGGCGCCCGTCAGCATGCCGCCGTCCACGAGGACCTCGCTGCCGCTGCAGTAGGACGAGTCGTCCGACGCCAGGTAGACGACGAGGCCCGAGACCTCCTTCGTCTTGCCCATGCGCCCGAGCGGCAGCGCCTTCAGGAAGGCGTCGGCGCTGTCGGCGGTGGCGGCGACGACGTCCTCCTGCAGGGAGAGTTGCGTCAGGACGCCGCCGGGATGGATCGAGTTCACCCGGATGCCGTCCGCGCCCAGCTCGCGGGCGGCGGCCTTCGTCAGGCCGCGGATCCCGAACTTGCTCGCGCTGTAGGCGGCGAGGCCGGACGCGCCGATGAACCCCTCGGTCGACGACACGTTCACGATCGAACCGCCGCCCGCGTCCCGCATCGCCGCGGTCACCGACTTCACGCCGAGCCACTGGCCGACCAGGTTAACCTCCAGGACCTGCCGGAACTCGTCGACCGACATGTCCTCGATGCGCTTGTGCCGCATGATGCCCGCGTTGTTCACCAGGACGTTGAGGGCGCCGAACGTGTCGACGGCGGTCCTCACGGCGGTCTCCCAGTCGCCGGGGTCCGAGACGTCCATGCGGACGAACCGGACGTCGTCCCCGACGTCGGCCGCGAGCTTGGCGCCCTCCTCCGCGAGGACGTCGCCGAACACGACCTTCGCCCCCTCGGCGACGAACCGGCGCACGTGCGCCTTGCCCATCCCGCGCGCGCCCCCGGTGATCAGCGCCACCTTGCCGTCGAGCTGTCCCATCAACGCTCCCTTTCGCCGTGCCACCGCCCGTCAAGCTAGCGAACGCTTGGTTCGGCGAACAAGGCCGGTCCCGGTGGTCAGGACCGGAGCGCGTCCCGCGACAGCCGGTCCGCGCGCCGCGTCGTCTCCGGCAGGCGGTGGTCGGGCGCCAGCTCCAGGACGATCCGGCACGCGTCGTCGAGGCCGGTGCGGTGCCCGACGGACACGAACACCGGCTTCACGCCGTCCTGCGTCCGCAGCACCCGCCCGACGACCTCGCCGCCGGCGGTCAGCGGGCTCGCGTCGCCGCGCCGCGCGCCCGGCGCCGCGTGCTCGCCGACGAACGCCGTCTTGCCCACCCCGATCGACGGCAGGCCGGTCAGCACGCCGACATGGCAGGCGAGCCCGAACCGGCGCGGGTGCGCGACGCCGAAACCGTCGCAGACCAGCAGATCCGGGGACGTCTCCAGCCCGCGCAGCGCCTCGACCAGCGTGGGCAGCTCCCGGAAGGCGAACAGGCCGGGGACGTACGGGAAC
Proteins encoded in this region:
- a CDS encoding glucose 1-dehydrogenase; this encodes MGQLDGKVALITGGARGMGKAHVRRFVAEGAKVVFGDVLAEEGAKLAADVGDDVRFVRMDVSDPGDWETAVRTAVDTFGALNVLVNNAGIMRHKRIEDMSVDEFRQVLEVNLVGQWLGVKSVTAAMRDAGGGSIVNVSSTEGFIGASGLAAYSASKFGIRGLTKAAARELGADGIRVNSIHPGGVLTQLSLQEDVVAATADSADAFLKALPLGRMGKTKEVSGLVVYLASDDSSYCSGSEVLVDGGMLTGAGY
- a CDS encoding endonuclease V, translated to MQVRDLHPWPSTQAEAEAIQDRLRPLLDLDSPGPLRPRTVAGLDVSYAGDGGGTGTRLAAAAVVLDAATLRVVEESVAVGTAAFPYVPGLFAFRELPTLVEALRGLETSPDLLVCDGFGVAHPRRFGLACHVGVLTGLPSIGVGKTAFVGEHAAPGARRGDASPLTAGGEVVGRVLRTQDGVKPVFVSVGHRTGLDDACRIVLELAPDHRLPETTRRADRLSRDALRS